A region of the Pseudarthrobacter sp. MM222 genome:
TCCTGGCGGCGCTGGGCGTCCCGGCCGCGGGACCGGAGGAGATGCAGCGATCGCTGCACGAGTCGCGGCTGGCACCCTGGCGGCGCCTGCTGCCGCCCGTCGTCGTCGTCCGGCATGGTCAGGAAGCCCATGTCGACGTCCACGTTCCGCACGGGGGCCAGGTTAGCGTCTGGATTGAGGCCGAGGACGGCAGCCGGCACGAGGCCTTCCAGCGGGACAACTGGGAGCCGCCCGTCGACGTCGACGGCGTCCTGACCGGCCGCGCGTCATTCGCGATTCCAGCTTATCTTCCCCTCGGCTGGCACACTCTGCAGGCTGACGCCGAAGGCGTCCTCGCCCAATGCGCCCTCGTGGTCACCCCGCGGCGGCTGGGCACCACCGAGGCGCTCGCAGGCCGACGGAACTGGGGGCTGACCGCGCAGCTGTATTCCATTCGCTCCTCCCGGTCCTGGGGAATCGGCGACCTCGCCGACCTTGCCGACCTTGCCACCGTTTCCGGGCAGGAGGGTGCAGGCTTCGTGTTGGTCAACCCGCTTCATGCAGCCGAGCCCCGGCCCCCCGTCGAAGACTCTCCCTACCTGCCCACGACGCGACGCTTCTTCAACCCGCTCTACCTCCGGGTGGAGGAGATCCCCGAATTCGGCTACCTGGACCGGGCCGGACAGGCGGAAGTCCAGCAACTGGCCGAACAACAGCGCTCCGCCAACAGCTCAACCGCTCTGCTGGACCGGAATTCGAGCTACGCCGCGAAACTGGCCGCCCTTGAGCTGGTCTACGCCGTGCCGCGCGGTCCCGCAAGGATACGATCGTTCGCCGACTTCTGCGCCGAACAGGGACCGGGACTCGACGACTTCGCGCTCTGGTGCGCGCTGGTTGAGGAATTGCCTCCCGGAGCTCCGGAGTGGACGACGGCGGCGTCCGCACCGGATACCGCGTACTGCACGGAGCAGCGGGCGCTACTGGCCGACAGGATCGACTTCCACCGCTGGATGCAGTGGAACTGCGACCGGCAGCTGGAAGCGGCGCAGCGCTCGGCCAGGGAATCGGGCATGGAAGTCGGCGTCATCCACGATCTCGCCGTGGGCGTGAAACGGGGCGGAGCTGACGCCTGGTCGCTGGCCGGAGTGCTGGCCCGGGACGCCACCGTCGGCGCGCCGCCGGACGTGTTCAACCAGCAGGGGCAGGACTGGACCCAGCCGCCCTGGCACCCGGGACGACTCGCAGAGTCCGGTTACGCCGCCTACCGGGACATGCTCCGCACCGTGCTGCGCCACGCCGGCGGGATCCGGGTGGACCACATCCTGGGCCTGTTCCGGCTTTGGTGGATCCCGGCGGGAGCCGGACCGGAGCAGGGCACCTACGTCTACTACGACCATGAGGCGCTCATCGGCATCCTCGCCCTGGAGGCACAGCGTGCGGGGGCAATTGTGATTGGGGAGGACCTCGGCGTCTTCGAGCCCTGGGTCCGGGACTATCTGGCTGAACGCGGGATCCTGGGCACGTCAATCCTCTGGTTCGAGCACGATGCGGACGGCCCGATCCCGCCGGAACGTTACCGCCAACAGTGCCTGACCAGCGTCAACACCCACGATCTGCCGCCGACGGCGGGCTACCTGGCCGGCGAACACGTCACCCTGCGCGAGTCCCTGGGGCTGCTGCAGCGTCCGGTCGTCGAGGAACACGCAGAAGCCGCCGCCGAGCAGGAGGCAGTGCTGGCCCTCGTCCGGGAGCGCGGACTCCTGCCGGCTGCCGGGTCCCCGGGCGCAGGACAGGATGTGGCGGCGACGGTTGAGGCCCTGTACGCCTTCACCGCGCTGGCGCCGTCGTCGCTGCTGGGCGTGGCCCTGGTGGATGCGGTCGGCGAAACCCGCACCCAAAACCAACCCGGAACTTCCAGCCTGCAGTACCCGAACTGGTGCATACCGCTGGCCGGACCCGCTGGCCCGGTGCTGCTCGACGACCTGCCGGACAATCCGGGGTTCCTTTCCCTGGCCCGCACGGTCCGCACGGCACTGCTTGCCGGATCCCCCGGGGAGTCCATCTCCGCGCCAGCTCCGTAGCGGCAGGAGCCTGTCTGCTTGGGCGCCGTTCGTCTCAATGAAACGAGGAATACCATGTCACTGAAAGAGCGTCTGAAGGATGACGTCGTTGCCTACATGAAGGCCGGCAACAAAACTGCGCTGACGACTGTCCGCAACGTCCTGGGCGAAATCAACACCCGCGAGAAGTCCGGCAAGGCGCCCGTCGAACTGGACGACGCCCAGGTGACGTCGCTGCTGCAGAAGGAGGCGGCCAAGCGCCGCGACACCGCCCGCATCTACATCGAGGCGGGAGAGGCCGAGCGTGCCACTGCCGAGGTGGCCGAAGCGGAGATCATCGAGGCGTACCTGCCCAAGGCACTCACCCGCCCGGAAGTCGAAGCGATCGTTGACGAGACCATCTCAGTGTTGAAGGCCGATGGCCAGGAGCTGTCGATGCGTTCCATCGGCGTCGTGATGAAACCCGTCACCGCCAAAGTTGCTGG
Encoded here:
- the malQ gene encoding 4-alpha-glucanotransferase: MADATHHDNTDITGGLLRELAAAHGVGTTFRGWDGVERSVQDTTLQGVLAALGVPAAGPEEMQRSLHESRLAPWRRLLPPVVVVRHGQEAHVDVHVPHGGQVSVWIEAEDGSRHEAFQRDNWEPPVDVDGVLTGRASFAIPAYLPLGWHTLQADAEGVLAQCALVVTPRRLGTTEALAGRRNWGLTAQLYSIRSSRSWGIGDLADLADLATVSGQEGAGFVLVNPLHAAEPRPPVEDSPYLPTTRRFFNPLYLRVEEIPEFGYLDRAGQAEVQQLAEQQRSANSSTALLDRNSSYAAKLAALELVYAVPRGPARIRSFADFCAEQGPGLDDFALWCALVEELPPGAPEWTTAASAPDTAYCTEQRALLADRIDFHRWMQWNCDRQLEAAQRSARESGMEVGVIHDLAVGVKRGGADAWSLAGVLARDATVGAPPDVFNQQGQDWTQPPWHPGRLAESGYAAYRDMLRTVLRHAGGIRVDHILGLFRLWWIPAGAGPEQGTYVYYDHEALIGILALEAQRAGAIVIGEDLGVFEPWVRDYLAERGILGTSILWFEHDADGPIPPERYRQQCLTSVNTHDLPPTAGYLAGEHVTLRESLGLLQRPVVEEHAEAAAEQEAVLALVRERGLLPAAGSPGAGQDVAATVEALYAFTALAPSSLLGVALVDAVGETRTQNQPGTSSLQYPNWCIPLAGPAGPVLLDDLPDNPGFLSLARTVRTALLAGSPGESISAPAP
- a CDS encoding GatB/YqeY domain-containing protein, whose protein sequence is MSLKERLKDDVVAYMKAGNKTALTTVRNVLGEINTREKSGKAPVELDDAQVTSLLQKEAAKRRDTARIYIEAGEAERATAEVAEAEIIEAYLPKALTRPEVEAIVDETISVLKADGQELSMRSIGVVMKPVTAKVAGRFDGKTVSEIVRSRLA